The sequence CTCACCTGCTCCTTTGGAAGTGTTGGGTTCAGGGCAGGGCGAGCACACAATACCTCGAAAAGCACAACCCCAAATGAGTAAACATCGGATTTATCAGTGAGTTGTTGCCGCCTGAAATACTCAGGATCCAGATAACCAAAACTACCTTTCACAACAGTGCTGACATGCGTGTGATCCAATGCAGGACCTGTTTTCGACAAGCCGAAATCTGAAACCTTTGCCACAAATTTCTCATCCAAAAGAATGTTAGTTGTCTTAACATCTCGGTGGATAATAGTGTGCTTGGCACCCGTGTGGAGATAGTGTAAACCACGGGCAGCTCCAATGCATATCTCAAGCCTTTGCTTCCATGGCAATGGGGGCTTTTGAGTCTTGTAaagatgctcacgcaatgtccCATAAGCCATGTAATCATAAACAAGGATCATTTCACAGTTTTCTTCACAATACCCAATTAGAGAAACAAGATGGCGATGACGAAGCTTTGAGAGCATTTCAATCTCAGTCTGGAACTCGTGCACACCTTGCTCAGACAGTGGATTCCCACGCTTAATTGCAACTTTGGTTGTTCCATTATCAATTTCACCCTTGTAAACCTTGCCAAAACCTCCGACCCCAAGGAGCAGGGCTTCATCAAAGTTGTTGGTGGCAGCCTTGATCTCAGCAAAGGAGAAATGGCGACAAAGGTTTGAAGGAAGGGATGATGCGTAACTTCCTGTTGTGTTTGTCTTGGCAGAACCTGCAGAGTGTGAATTTCCATATAGAGAAAGTGGGAGCCATCCGGATGGCCCTTCACTTCCACTAGAGTCCTTCCTTAACCTGCGGCGTCGTGACACAAATATAGCAAGGAAACCAAGAACAAGGGCTAAAACAATTCCACCACTTACACCACCAGCGATAATCGCTTTCTGACTctttggtttattattaccaGATGAAGGTGTTGATGGTTCAATTTCGTCCTGTACAGGAAGAGGGGTAGGATTTAGCCCTCCAAGATTACCAGTTGTATCATTAAGCTTGAATACCTCCACTCCATTTAAAATGGCATCATAGAACTGCGACTTTGAAGCAGTGTTTGGATGCAATGCAAGCCACATATCCTGTTGTGGATCCCCAGTTGGAGCAAAAACCACGTAATCCTTATATACTGGAACCCCGTTATGCCTATTTGCCCATCCTGCGACATCGGCCCCCTCCTGTGCAGTTTGATTATTGAGGAAGATATCAAACACTCTTTGATTGATATCGGTTATGTTAGAAGCAACCTCACAAAAATGGAGCCTAACCAAGTATGAAAAGCCCGAGTCTATCGAAAGAATCCAAGTCAAATTGTAATTCAAATTGATCCGCGCATTCGGCCCCATTGATCTGGCAGTGGAATAAACATCAAGCGGTGCAACATAAGAAGGCATACCATCAGGATAGGTGATTGTCAAGTTTGGATCAGCTGTCTCAGGAACACCAAAAGCTGctccatatatataatttgtgtcATCATACCACGACCGGAACATCCCCGTATCTTTGTCCGGCGATATATCATTTCCTCCGACATTTAAACGATACACATTCTCAAGAGCAGTAGTGTTATCAATAATAAAAGGTGAATCTTGACCCACAATCTTGGTGGTTCCATCAGTGGTACTATAAATATCAGGCATTGACACAACTTCAATCCCATTAACAAAAGCATAAGAATTGGAAATTTTAGATTCTGGCTTGAAAGAAATATCCAATTTATCACCTTCTACGTAGACTGAATACTCCTTCACAAGGGAAACGTAGTTCAAAGCTTGTGTAGTTTGAAAAGCACTGAAATTCTTGAGAAGTGTGTAGGACTGAGCCGTGACGGTGAAGACTGCGTTGGAGGCGTTCCGGTTGTCGTAGGAAACCGGGTAAAAGTAGAGGCGAACGAATTTCCGGCCCGGGCCCACCGGAATACTGTAAGTGAAGACGGAGCTGAAAACCCTAGCGGTCATATAAGGGACTTCGGAGACTGAAGGGTCTTGCGTGGAAGCTTTCGCCGCCGTGGAGCTCCCAGATTTCTGTAGAAAGCTCGAAGCGATATCGGAGGTCCATTTCTGGCCGGGTGTTTCGCCGTTGGGTCCACCGCAGTTGAGGAAGTACTCGTCGGCCGGAACGTAATTGGCGGCGAAAACTACATGGATTGAGAAGCTCAAGAACGCTAAAATTACAGCACTTATAGTAGCTTTGCACTTGTAAGTGTTCTTCATGgacttataaaaaataaaaaaatgaacaaaaggaGCTTTTTTCGAGATTTCAGCTGAGAAATTCAGCTCCGGAAATTTTTTCTGATTCTAAGGTGGATCGAGATCtgaatctctttctctctcacacacactaAAAATCAAGATCGGATAGATTACAAAGAAAGTAAGGATTTTTCCAGGTTCCCAAACAGTAaactgaataaataaacaaataaataatgtcAGGGGAAATGGATTATCCAAGAAGGGAATTCAAATCAAAGAAAGCAGCTTGAAGATTGagaattgggggaaaaaaaaatattaaggaaAGCTGGAAACTTGGAAGAAAAACACCGCTGAGAGATTGCTTGCAAAAACACCGGGGAAAATGGAAGAGTAGACTTCAAGCCATggcagaagatgaagatgaggTGTACAGAAGTAATCAGTAAACCATGCGTGAAGATCGGAACGGCACCGTATCTGAAACAAAGTTTGAGAATGGGAGAGATCGGCcggagagtgagagagagaaaaagttgAACCGaaaagcagagagagagagagagagagagagaaacggaGAAGAAAAAGTGTTTGTGGTTTGTTTGGAGTATTTTCTTCTTACACAAAA comes from Ziziphus jujuba cultivar Dongzao chromosome 6, ASM3175591v1 and encodes:
- the LOC107431490 gene encoding receptor-like protein kinase FERONIA, giving the protein MKNTYKCKATISAVILAFLSFSIHVVFAANYVPADEYFLNCGGPNGETPGQKWTSDIASSFLQKSGSSTAAKASTQDPSVSEVPYMTARVFSSVFTYSIPVGPGRKFVRLYFYPVSYDNRNASNAVFTVTAQSYTLLKNFSAFQTTQALNYVSLVKEYSVYVEGDKLDISFKPESKISNSYAFVNGIEVVSMPDIYSTTDGTTKIVGQDSPFIIDNTTALENVYRLNVGGNDISPDKDTGMFRSWYDDTNYIYGAAFGVPETADPNLTITYPDGMPSYVAPLDVYSTARSMGPNARINLNYNLTWILSIDSGFSYLVRLHFCEVASNITDINQRVFDIFLNNQTAQEGADVAGWANRHNGVPVYKDYVVFAPTGDPQQDMWLALHPNTASKSQFYDAILNGVEVFKLNDTTGNLGGLNPTPLPVQDEIEPSTPSSGNNKPKSQKAIIAGGVSGGIVLALVLGFLAIFVSRRRRLRKDSSGSEGPSGWLPLSLYGNSHSAGSAKTNTTGSYASSLPSNLCRHFSFAEIKAATNNFDEALLLGVGGFGKVYKGEIDNGTTKVAIKRGNPLSEQGVHEFQTEIEMLSKLRHRHLVSLIGYCEENCEMILVYDYMAYGTLREHLYKTQKPPLPWKQRLEICIGAARGLHYLHTGAKHTIIHRDVKTTNILLDEKFVAKVSDFGLSKTGPALDHTHVSTVVKGSFGYLDPEYFRRQQLTDKSDVYSFGVVLFEVLCARPALNPTLPKEQVSLAEWAAHCHKKGILDQIMDPYLKGKIAPECFKKFAETAMKCVNDQGIERPSMGDVLWNLEFALQLQESAEESGKGIGGMDIEEEPFMPCKGKKDPDISPGFDGTVTDSRSSGMSMSIGGRSLASEDSDGLTPSAVFSQIMNPKGR